Genomic segment of Candidatus Rokuibacteriota bacterium:
GCATACGCTTCAGCCTTTCGCGGCTCGCGGCGTCCTCGCGGTGCATGGCAACGCGCAGGTTCTCCTGCACCGTCAGCGTGGCGAAGATCCCCTGGCCCTCTGGCACGAAGCCGACTCCAAGCCGCGCGACGTCGTACGGCGGCATCCGGTCTATGGCCTTGCCCTCGAAGCGGATCGCGCCCCGCGCCGGGTGGAGGAGCCCGATGATGCTGCGCATCGTCGTGGTCTTGCCGGCGCCGTTCCGCCCCAGGAGCACCGTCACGGCGTCACGCTTCACGCGGAGCGACACGCCCTGGAGGATGTGGTGCTGGCCGATGTAGGTGTGGAGGTCTTCGACCTCCAGCACGATCTCCCTCATGCTAGCGTCCGCCGCCGCCCCCGCCGCCACCAAAGTAGGCCGCCTGGACTTCGGCGTTCCTGCTGATGGCCTCGGGCGTGTCGTCGGCGATGAGCCGGCCGTCCTTGAGTACGGCGATGGAGTCGGACAGCGCCATGATCATGTCGATCTTGTGCTCGACCAGGAGCACCGTCCGGTC
This window contains:
- a CDS encoding ABC transporter ATP-binding protein, with protein sequence MREIVLEVEDLHTYIGQHHILQGVSLRVKRDAVTVLLGRNGAGKTTTMRSIIGLLHPARGAIRFEGKAIDRMPPYDVARLGVGFVPEGQGIFATLTVQENLRVAMHREDAASRERLKRMLALFPDLERFHHARAGTLSGGQKQMLAIARAFVNPQRLLLIDEPSKGLAPIVVEHLIAALRAVKHETTVLLVEQNFAMAEALADQFYLVDDGRTVREGSMASLAADAELKKKYLGI